The Candidatus Eisenbacteria bacterium sequence CAGAAGGGCTTCACGCTGATCGAGCTGATGATCGTGGTCGTGATCATCGGCATTCTGGCCGCGATCGCGATTCCGAACTTCATCGCGATGCAGAACCGCGCGAAGGAAGGTTCGACCAAGGCCAA is a genomic window containing:
- a CDS encoding prepilin-type N-terminal cleavage/methylation domain-containing protein; translation: MVKSQKGFTLIELMIVVVIIGILAAIAIPNFIAMQNRAKEGSTKA